The genomic DNA TTATGTAGCCGAATGGCGTACATTCTGGAAAAAGAAGATACTTGCCGCTGAACTCAGCGGTCATTACAACCTGCGCAGCTTGCGTCTGGTCCTCTGGAGTGCATTATCCACAGCCTTAGTCGTGCTCTGAAGAAGCCGAGCAATCTCCTGATAAGAATATCCACCCAGATAATAACGAATGACCTGATGCTCAAAGCCGGATAAGCAGGTGTCCACCCTATGTAACCACTGGCCTAATTGCTCGCGGTTTATCACAATCTCCTGCGGATCCTCTTCCTGCGTGGTCTTCCAATAATTTTCTCCCCATGGCGGACAGCTCTCAAGGCTGACTATTGGCAGCTTTCGGCTGGCTGTTGCCACTGCGGAGCGGAGGCGATTTGTAATACAAACGTATGCAAATGTTTCAAACGAAGCGCCATACTTATGGTCATAAGCGCGAATAGCATGTAAAAGACCGATAACACCTTCTTGGATAAGGTCGTCGGTTTCCACGCCCTTCTGCCTAAAGGCATTGGCGCGGCTGTGCACCATTGGCAGATAACGTTCAAGCAGTCCGTTCTCTCCGGCCGCCTTTGTAATGGTAGATTGCGCAATCGAATTCTTTTGCTGTGCCAAATCCACCGCCATACTGCCTCCACATTATTTCTTTCAATAGTCCTAATGTTATACCGGTTTTCATTTTTTGTCAATAGAATATTGTGCAATGCGCTACATTTCTTTGAACCCAAATACTATTTTTTTGTTTTTTGTCGCTTAATTATGATAATAATACCGCATTCGATAAAAAACGACAAGTTTCTGTGACTTTAATTTATAAAACACCGAGCTAGAAGGGAGAAAGTATTCTCTAGTGTTCCAAATAGAAAATGGGCGACCGGATCCCATCGTTATAAGAGCGGTTTTTTCAGGCAGTGCTTGGCCGTTTTGGCCGTACTGCCCGCCTCCGTTATTAGGTCCTAACCACCAAGCGTGACATCCTGTGTATCATACCACGCGAGAGCTTTTTCCAAATGCTCAGCTTTAAAGTCTGGCCACATCTCATCAAGCGTGTAAAAATCTGCATAGACGCTTTGAACTGGCAACAACCCCGAAAGCCGCTTTCTACCACCCCAGCGGATAACAAGATCAATGCGTGAAATTTCTCTTGACCTCAAGCTTTGCGTGATGGCGTTGCGATTATTGGCCGTTGTATGCATATTGCCCATATCCCACTCCCAGCCGTAATTGACCAGAAAATTGACCTTGATGACACCACTTCCAAAGGATGTCCTTTTTTTTGCATAGGGTAAAAGCGCCGGTGGAAACATCGGCGACTCGGTATTACCCACCACGATCAAATTGGCGTTTTCTTGTTGAATCAACTGTACCGCCTCGACACAGGCGTCGGAAAAAGCATTGACTTCGATATGCGGTCTTTTGCAGTTATCGGTAGTAAAACCGTAATAAGTAAGCTCCTTAACCCCATATCTCTGTGCCATTTTAAGGCAGGCCACCCCCGGATGCAGCCCGCGGCTGTATCCTTCATGCTTTTCAAGCCCAGCATTTTTGGCCCAACGTCTGTTACCGTCGGGGATAAGAGCAATGTGATTTGGAATTCTCATGCTGCCACCTCTTTCCTTTGCCCCTATATTATGGGCCCGCCCTATGCATATAATCGCCGATATTCAAGTAAATTTTAAAATGGTAGACCCACAAAGATGTTCAAGGTATCAATGTCCCATCAGCAAGTGATCCGTTTAATCTTAATCGTACCAACCTTTTAAAGCAACATATTAAAAATGGTGGTGATAACAGCATGAACAACATCAACAACTCTTACAAGTTTGTTAATCTTCCATTACCCTATGCCTATAATTCAATGGAACCATTTATTGACGCCAAGACCATGGAAATCCATCACGACAGACATTTACAGGGTTATGTCAACAATCTAAATAAGGCGCTTGAGCGCTATCCAGAACTACAAAGGTTGCCGCTTGAAGCACTGGTCACGCCGCCGGAGACACTGCCCGCTTCTAACAGCAATGCTATCAGGAATAATGCCGGAGGCGTTTATAACCACCGTTTCTATTTTAACGGTCTGATACCTGCCGCCAACGCAAAATCACTCTCCGGCATGCTGCTTGAGGATATCAACAAAACTTACGGCAGTTTTGATGCCTTTAAGTCTGCCTTTAAGAACGCCGCGCTATCGGTATTCGGTTCAGGCTATGCGTGGTTGGTTGTTGACAATAGAGGGGATCTTAAGATTATCACCACCGCAAACCAAGATACCCCGCTATCATGGAACCTCTGCCCTATTTTAAACATCGATGTTTGGGAACATGCCTATTATCTAAAGCACTACAACATGCGCGCAAGCTATATTGATGATTGGTTTAACGTTGTCGACTGGGACAATGCCAACATCAATTTCTCGGCATGTTTTAACACTTTTTAGTCTGAGTAATTGTTCGCACTTTGGCGCAATAAAAAGCCTTGTGGGACATATTTATTTTAACATTTAAAAACATAATGATGTCAATTATGCAGTCCTTTTATTTGCAGCATTTCCACCATGACATGCATATTTTATCATCACTGCCAAATACTAAGGCCGAGGTGATTAATTTATGACATTAAGCCAAAAAGAAACTATGCTTCTTCAAGATTTGAAATCTCATGAAAAACTTTGCGTTGATAAGTACGCACAGTATTCGTCCGAAGCTTCCGACAGCCAACTCAAAAACCTATTTTCGCAGATTGGCCAAACCGAACAAAACCACCTAAACACCATTGAACAAATCATGAGCGGAACTGTTCCCACTATGAGCAGCAGCAGCGGAGGCAGCCAGGGTAGCAGCTCTAGCCAGCAACAATCAAGTAGCACAGCAAGCGCTACTTCCACTTACAGCAGCAATTCCTCCGGTAAGCAGCGCGATCAATTCCTCTGCTCGGACATTCTGGCAACCGAGAAGCATGTTTCATCGGTATATGATACCAGCATTTTTGAGTTTAAAGACGATCAGGTAAGAAATGCGCTC from Oscillospiraceae bacterium MB24-C1 includes the following:
- a CDS encoding sigma-70 family RNA polymerase sigma factor, coding for MAVDLAQQKNSIAQSTITKAAGENGLLERYLPMVHSRANAFRQKGVETDDLIQEGVIGLLHAIRAYDHKYGASFETFAYVCITNRLRSAVATASRKLPIVSLESCPPWGENYWKTTQEEDPQEIVINREQLGQWLHRVDTCLSGFEHQVIRYYLGGYSYQEIARLLQSTTKAVDNALQRTRRKLRRL
- a CDS encoding undecaprenyl diphosphate synthase family protein, with the protein product MRIPNHIALIPDGNRRWAKNAGLEKHEGYSRGLHPGVACLKMAQRYGVKELTYYGFTTDNCKRPHIEVNAFSDACVEAVQLIQQENANLIVVGNTESPMFPPALLPYAKKRTSFGSGVIKVNFLVNYGWEWDMGNMHTTANNRNAITQSLRSREISRIDLVIRWGGRKRLSGLLPVQSVYADFYTLDEMWPDFKAEHLEKALAWYDTQDVTLGG
- a CDS encoding superoxide dismutase — protein: MNNINNSYKFVNLPLPYAYNSMEPFIDAKTMEIHHDRHLQGYVNNLNKALERYPELQRLPLEALVTPPETLPASNSNAIRNNAGGVYNHRFYFNGLIPAANAKSLSGMLLEDINKTYGSFDAFKSAFKNAALSVFGSGYAWLVVDNRGDLKIITTANQDTPLSWNLCPILNIDVWEHAYYLKHYNMRASYIDDWFNVVDWDNANINFSACFNTF
- a CDS encoding spore coat protein, yielding MTLSQKETMLLQDLKSHEKLCVDKYAQYSSEASDSQLKNLFSQIGQTEQNHLNTIEQIMSGTVPTMSSSSGGSQGSSSSQQQSSSTASATSTYSSNSSGKQRDQFLCSDILATEKHVSSVYDTSIFEFKDDQVRNALNHIQKEEQQHGKQIYDFMSANGMYS